In the Mycolicibacter sp. MU0102 genome, one interval contains:
- a CDS encoding glycosyltransferase family 39 protein: MNRRTLVPVAVVVAVAAVVHGAFAMNYGWHPDEFYYVICGQHPAWGYFDHPPLVPLLARLAAPGGLLGLRLLAIAIHLGAIVLAALLAAELGGRRIAQAITAAAVAASPLFMGAAMFFGTTVVDQLIWIAVLLLTTRALRIGTVLAWLPAGVVAGIGLEAKQTVALLLIGIGVGLAIFRRDALRSSGPWLAAAVAVALAVPNLIWQAAHGWPSLTFAHAMSVRMGGPAGSLIQLPLLLLLYAGPLLVLLWAIGAYWLASPEGREHRWVLVVPVVALVLCVVTGGRCYYAGPALAALFAAGAVYIEAKNPDRAPRGWAIALVALFAGAVVFCLPVLPPANATTLRNVNPIPMETYGWPRFVDDVAAAAASLPDDVPIFTSNYGEASALRVLGPAAGINRPVVSGDSSYAQWGPPAGSADTVLCVGRFPVAKLTQYWRHVTYLNSIRFPAGVRNGESSAKVYLCEQPVGSWATMWPRMRHSSGVSY, translated from the coding sequence GTGAATCGACGAACGCTCGTGCCGGTAGCCGTCGTGGTTGCCGTGGCCGCGGTCGTCCACGGGGCTTTCGCGATGAACTACGGCTGGCACCCCGACGAGTTCTACTACGTGATCTGCGGCCAGCACCCGGCCTGGGGATACTTCGACCACCCACCGCTGGTGCCTCTGCTGGCCCGGTTGGCGGCACCGGGGGGTTTGCTGGGACTACGACTGTTGGCCATCGCGATTCACCTGGGCGCCATCGTGTTGGCGGCTTTGCTGGCCGCGGAACTCGGCGGGCGGCGCATTGCGCAAGCCATCACCGCCGCGGCCGTCGCGGCAAGCCCGCTGTTCATGGGTGCCGCGATGTTTTTCGGCACCACCGTGGTGGACCAGCTGATCTGGATCGCGGTGCTGCTGCTGACGACGCGGGCGTTGCGGATCGGAACGGTGCTGGCCTGGTTGCCTGCCGGAGTGGTGGCCGGCATCGGCTTGGAAGCCAAGCAGACCGTCGCGCTGCTGCTCATCGGTATCGGGGTTGGCCTGGCGATCTTCCGGCGCGACGCGCTGCGCTCTTCGGGACCGTGGCTGGCCGCTGCCGTCGCGGTGGCGCTGGCGGTCCCGAACCTGATCTGGCAGGCCGCGCATGGCTGGCCCAGTCTGACGTTCGCCCACGCCATGTCGGTGCGGATGGGCGGCCCGGCTGGATCGCTGATCCAGCTACCGCTGCTGCTGTTGCTCTACGCGGGCCCGCTGCTGGTGCTGTTGTGGGCAATCGGAGCCTACTGGCTGGCGTCGCCGGAGGGCCGGGAGCACCGCTGGGTCTTGGTAGTGCCGGTGGTGGCGTTGGTGCTGTGTGTCGTCACCGGCGGTCGTTGCTACTACGCCGGGCCGGCGCTGGCGGCGCTGTTTGCTGCCGGGGCGGTGTATATCGAAGCCAAGAATCCCGACCGGGCGCCGCGAGGCTGGGCGATCGCACTGGTCGCGCTGTTCGCCGGCGCGGTGGTGTTCTGCCTGCCGGTGCTGCCACCGGCGAACGCCACAACATTGCGGAATGTCAATCCCATTCCGATGGAGACCTACGGGTGGCCGCGGTTCGTCGACGACGTGGCGGCCGCCGCGGCCTCGCTGCCCGATGACGTGCCGATCTTCACCAGCAATTACGGCGAAGCCTCGGCGCTGCGCGTCCTCGGGCCGGCGGCCGGCATCAACCGTCCGGTGGTCAGCGGAGACAGCAGCTACGCCCAGTGGGGTCCGCCGGCCGGTAGCGCCGACACCGTGCTGTGCGTCGGGCGATTCCCGGTCGCGAAGTTGACCCAGTACTGGCGGCACGTCACCTACCTGAACTCGATCAGGTTCCCCGCCGGGGTGCGCAACGGGGAGAGCTCCGCGAAGGTCTATCTGTGCGAGCAACCGGTGGGCAGCTGGGCAACGATGTGGCCGCGGATGCGGCACAGCTCTGGAGTGAGCTACTGA
- a CDS encoding glycosyltransferase family 39 protein yields MTDSTTLLARYSAGLPVSWRNMTPVAGVVAVAAIVHLAVATRYGWHTDEFYYVVCGQHPAWGYFDHPPLVPLLARAAALGGLWGLRLLAIAVHLACIVLAALLAAELGGRRVAQVLTAVAVAASPLFMGAAMFFGTTVVDQLVWIAVLLLVTRALRIGTVLAWLPAGVAAGIGLEAKQTVVLLLIGIGIGLAIFRRDALRGAGPWTAIGVAAVLAAPNLIWNASHGWPSLTFAHAMSLRMGGMAGSLSQMPLLLLLYAGPMLVVLWLGGIGWLASPEGEHHRWLLAVPVVVVALVIISGGRCYYVGPVFAVLFAAGAMRIEARNPDRLPPGWAVALVGLFAGAAMICLPMLSVTTADSLRKVNPIPLETYGWRQFVDEVAAAATSLPEDVPIFTSDYGEASALRIFGSSAGINRPVVSGDSNYAVWGPPPGDATTVLCVGRFPVRKLTQYWAHVTYLASITIPDGVHNGLHGAHIYLCEQPRGSWAAMWPRMRHSSGVAY; encoded by the coding sequence GTGACAGATTCGACAACCTTGCTGGCGAGATATTCAGCCGGCTTGCCGGTGAGCTGGCGCAACATGACGCCAGTAGCCGGGGTAGTGGCCGTCGCGGCCATCGTGCACCTGGCGGTAGCCACCCGATATGGCTGGCACACCGACGAGTTCTATTACGTGGTCTGCGGTCAGCACCCGGCGTGGGGATACTTCGACCACCCGCCACTGGTACCGCTGTTGGCCCGGGCGGCTGCCCTAGGCGGCCTGTGGGGACTACGGCTATTGGCGATAGCCGTGCACCTGGCCTGCATCGTGCTGGCGGCTCTGCTGGCCGCGGAATTAGGCGGTCGGCGGGTGGCGCAGGTGCTGACCGCGGTCGCCGTAGCCGCCAGCCCGCTGTTCATGGGTGCCGCCATGTTCTTCGGCACCACAGTGGTCGACCAGCTGGTCTGGATCGCGGTGCTGCTGCTGGTGACTCGGGCACTGCGGATCGGGACTGTGCTGGCCTGGTTACCGGCCGGCGTGGCCGCAGGTATCGGGCTAGAGGCCAAACAGACGGTCGTGTTGCTGCTTATCGGTATCGGGATCGGCTTGGCGATCTTCCGGCGCGACGCGCTGCGCGGGGCGGGGCCCTGGACGGCCATCGGGGTAGCGGCGGTGTTGGCGGCTCCGAATCTGATCTGGAACGCCAGCCACGGTTGGCCCAGTCTGACGTTCGCCCACGCTATGTCGTTGCGAATGGGCGGTATGGCTGGGTCTCTGTCCCAGATGCCATTGCTTCTCTTGCTATACGCCGGCCCTATGTTGGTAGTGCTGTGGCTGGGCGGTATCGGCTGGCTGGCCTCCCCCGAGGGGGAGCATCACCGCTGGCTACTGGCGGTGCCGGTGGTGGTGGTGGCGTTGGTCATTATCAGCGGTGGACGCTGCTACTACGTGGGCCCCGTGTTCGCGGTGCTGTTCGCTGCCGGCGCGATGCGTATCGAAGCCAGGAACCCCGACCGACTGCCGCCGGGGTGGGCAGTTGCACTTGTCGGTCTGTTCGCCGGCGCGGCCATGATCTGTCTTCCCATGCTGTCCGTGACGACCGCCGATTCGTTGCGCAAGGTCAATCCCATTCCACTGGAGACGTACGGCTGGCGTCAGTTCGTCGACGAGGTGGCGGCTGCCGCAACGTCGCTGCCCGAGGATGTGCCGATCTTCACCAGTGACTACGGCGAAGCCTCTGCACTGCGAATCTTCGGGTCGTCGGCGGGTATCAATCGTCCGGTGGTCAGCGGCGACAGTAACTACGCCGTGTGGGGCCCGCCGCCCGGCGACGCAACCACGGTGCTCTGTGTCGGGAGGTTCCCGGTCCGCAAGCTCACGCAGTATTGGGCGCACGTCACCTACCTGGCGTCGATCACGATCCCCGATGGTGTGCACAACGGGTTGCACGGAGCCCACATCTACCTGTGTGAGCAGCCGCGGGGAAGTTGGGCCGCGATGTGGCCGCGCATGCGCCACAGCTCGGGAGTCGCGTACTGA
- a CDS encoding phospho-sugar mutase: MTPEDWIAHDPDPVTAAELRACSSSELATRFAAPLRFGTAGLRGPVRGGPDAMNLAVVLRASWAVAQVLSAQRRTGSTVVVGGDARHGSAEFAVATAEVLAAAGFSVLLLPQPCPTPVVAFAVRHTAAAAGIQITASHNPATDNGYKVYFDGGVQIVSPTDTEIEAAMADAPPADAISRRPVAPAGDELIARYIGRAAAMRRHGGRVRVALTPLHGVGGKIAVEALRTAGFTDIHPVQTQFDPDPDFPTVAFPNPEEPGATDALLSLAADVGADVAIALDPDADRCAVGINGPDGWRMLTGNETGWLLGDYLLSRLPAGRAAGVVVASSVVSSRMLVRIAQGYGARHVETLTGFKWLARADNALPGATLVYAYEEAIGYCVDPEAVRDKDGISAAVLVCDLVAALAGRGSSVPEALDELARRHGVHVTDAVTRRVASPAEAAGVMARLRADPPDTLAGFAVTATDLLHRSGPATDALEFTGEFDGSSVRVVVRPSGTEPKLKCYLEVARPPSDDLAGDRAEAQRVREAVADAVRAW; the protein is encoded by the coding sequence GTGACCCCCGAAGACTGGATCGCCCACGACCCCGACCCGGTAACCGCGGCGGAGCTTCGCGCGTGCAGTTCGAGCGAGTTAGCCACCCGGTTCGCAGCACCGCTGCGGTTCGGCACGGCCGGGCTGCGCGGGCCGGTGCGGGGCGGCCCGGACGCGATGAATCTCGCCGTGGTGCTGCGCGCCAGCTGGGCGGTGGCGCAGGTGCTCAGCGCACAGCGACGCACGGGTTCGACGGTGGTGGTCGGCGGCGACGCGCGTCACGGCTCGGCAGAATTCGCGGTCGCGACGGCTGAAGTGCTTGCCGCCGCAGGATTTTCGGTACTGCTTCTTCCCCAACCATGCCCGACGCCGGTGGTGGCGTTCGCGGTGCGCCATACCGCTGCGGCGGCCGGCATCCAGATCACCGCCTCACACAACCCGGCTACCGACAACGGCTACAAGGTGTACTTCGACGGCGGCGTGCAGATCGTCTCGCCGACCGACACCGAGATCGAGGCAGCGATGGCCGACGCTCCCCCGGCCGACGCGATCTCCCGCCGCCCCGTTGCGCCGGCCGGCGACGAACTTATTGCGCGCTACATCGGGCGGGCCGCCGCCATGCGGCGCCACGGCGGCCGGGTTCGAGTAGCGCTGACACCGCTGCACGGCGTGGGCGGCAAGATTGCGGTCGAGGCCCTGCGCACCGCGGGGTTTACCGATATCCACCCGGTGCAGACCCAGTTCGACCCCGATCCAGACTTTCCCACAGTGGCGTTTCCCAACCCGGAAGAACCCGGCGCCACTGACGCGCTGCTGTCACTGGCCGCCGACGTCGGCGCCGACGTCGCGATCGCACTGGATCCCGACGCCGACCGATGCGCGGTCGGCATCAACGGTCCTGACGGCTGGCGGATGCTGACCGGAAATGAAACCGGTTGGCTGTTAGGCGATTACCTGCTGTCACGGCTGCCCGCGGGCCGGGCGGCCGGCGTGGTGGTGGCCAGCAGCGTGGTGTCGTCACGCATGCTGGTGCGGATCGCGCAGGGCTACGGCGCCCGCCATGTGGAGACGCTGACCGGGTTCAAGTGGCTGGCGCGCGCCGATAACGCATTGCCCGGCGCCACGTTGGTCTACGCCTACGAGGAGGCGATCGGCTACTGCGTCGACCCGGAGGCGGTGCGCGACAAAGACGGGATCAGCGCCGCGGTGTTGGTCTGCGATCTGGTGGCGGCCCTGGCCGGTCGGGGCAGCTCGGTTCCCGAAGCCCTCGACGAGTTGGCCCGCCGGCACGGTGTGCACGTCACCGACGCGGTGACGCGCCGGGTCGCCAGTCCGGCCGAGGCAGCTGGCGTAATGGCCCGGCTGCGCGCCGATCCGCCGGATACGCTGGCCGGATTCGCCGTCACCGCAACCGATCTGCTGCACCGCAGCGGACCGGCCACCGATGCGCTGGAGTTCACCGGCGAGTTCGACGGCAGCTCGGTACGGGTGGTGGTGCGCCCGTCGGGAACCGAGCCGAAACTCAAGTGCTATCTCGAGGTCGCTCGCCCGCCCTCGGATGACCTTGCCGGGGACCGCGCCGAGGCGCAGCGGGTGCGCGAGGCCGTCGCCGATGCGGTCCGCGCCTGGTAG
- a CDS encoding PE-PPE domain-containing protein, translating into MQHRRSLGAALLVAASVLSVTCGPPAPGPGAADRPDVALLGNEGWIMGPTSIPDPTVGGYLDAVLDLFLQPASPWFPGQPTFPSYDFAGLVTPNQFCPLVCLPPPNPYLTFAQSIARGTEILQAAVVPQLENGDNVTVFGYSQSATVSTQLMIDLLANASGGGGGVYDPANLNFVLIGNPNNPLGGVLTRFPAYPLLGDQPVHLPFLGIPLSIGPTPTSGFDTDIYTGEYDGLANFPQDPANLLAMVNALVGTATVHFSYIDFDNLADTIDLGRIGDTDFYLIPQQLPILWPLYQLGDVGKVIGDSLTPMLKLVIDWGYGNPGDPFVGINGTDAVGPWAVTAGGQLADGSDVAGFLLRMDPLQMLAGVQYAAVHSFVDPVNDLLGFAGQSPLSQSFVDALLTGYHLTNAVDAHLLDAWNELAVSLNVADWLGPDAVFNGEPLISLAPMLEMGAVVFEILNFLGA; encoded by the coding sequence ATGCAGCACCGACGCTCGCTGGGGGCAGCACTGCTCGTAGCGGCGTCGGTGCTCTCGGTGACCTGCGGGCCGCCGGCACCCGGACCCGGCGCGGCAGATCGGCCCGACGTTGCGCTGTTGGGCAACGAGGGCTGGATCATGGGGCCGACCAGCATTCCCGACCCCACGGTCGGCGGTTACCTGGACGCGGTGTTGGACCTGTTCCTGCAGCCGGCCTCACCATGGTTTCCGGGGCAGCCCACTTTTCCCTCCTACGATTTCGCCGGTCTAGTCACCCCTAACCAGTTCTGCCCGCTGGTGTGCTTGCCCCCACCGAACCCCTATCTGACCTTCGCCCAATCGATAGCCCGCGGCACCGAGATCCTGCAGGCCGCGGTAGTACCGCAACTGGAGAATGGCGACAACGTCACGGTGTTCGGCTACTCGCAGAGCGCCACTGTCTCCACCCAGTTGATGATCGACCTGCTCGCCAACGCATCGGGCGGCGGCGGGGGCGTTTATGACCCGGCCAACCTGAACTTCGTGCTGATCGGCAATCCCAATAACCCGCTCGGCGGCGTCCTGACCCGCTTCCCCGCATACCCGCTGTTGGGCGACCAGCCGGTGCACCTGCCGTTTCTGGGCATCCCGTTGAGCATCGGCCCGACGCCGACCAGCGGTTTCGACACCGACATCTACACCGGCGAGTACGACGGCCTGGCCAACTTCCCGCAGGACCCGGCCAACCTGCTGGCCATGGTCAACGCGCTGGTCGGCACGGCGACCGTGCATTTCTCCTACATCGACTTCGACAACCTGGCCGACACCATCGACCTCGGCAGGATCGGGGACACCGACTTCTATCTGATTCCGCAGCAGTTGCCGATCCTGTGGCCGCTCTACCAGCTTGGCGACGTCGGCAAGGTCATCGGGGATTCGCTGACACCGATGCTCAAACTGGTCATCGACTGGGGTTACGGCAATCCGGGCGACCCGTTCGTCGGTATCAACGGCACCGATGCCGTTGGGCCCTGGGCTGTGACCGCCGGCGGCCAGCTGGCCGACGGCTCCGATGTAGCCGGCTTCCTACTGCGGATGGACCCGCTACAGATGCTGGCCGGCGTGCAGTACGCCGCGGTACACAGCTTCGTCGACCCGGTCAACGACCTATTGGGTTTTGCCGGCCAGTCCCCACTGTCGCAATCGTTCGTCGATGCGCTGCTGACCGGCTACCACCTCACCAACGCCGTGGACGCCCATCTGCTCGACGCCTGGAACGAGCTGGCGGTGTCGTTGAACGTCGCCGACTGGCTGGGCCCCGACGCCGTGTTCAACGGCGAACCGTTGATCTCGCTTGCGCCGATGCTGGAGATGGGTGCGGTGGTCTTCGAGATACTCAACTTCCTCGGCGCATGA
- a CDS encoding purine-nucleoside phosphorylase, producing MTVPLATQAAAVVARRTGVQTHDVAVVLGSGWAPAVAALGTATAALPMADLPGFSAPTAAGHTGELVSMQIGTHRVLVLVGRIHAYEGHQLADVVRPIRTAVAAGANTVVLTNAAGGLRTSYHVGQPVLISDHLNMTGRSPLEGAHFVDMVDAYTPSLRALAHQVDPTLAEGVYAGMAGPQYETPAEIRMLRTLGADLVGMSTVHEAIAARAAGAQVLGLSLVTNLAAGITGEPLSHAEVLAAGRESAAQMGALLADVIVRLPAPSGQ from the coding sequence GTGACGGTACCGCTGGCAACACAGGCGGCTGCGGTCGTAGCGCGGCGCACCGGCGTGCAGACGCATGACGTGGCGGTCGTGCTCGGTTCCGGGTGGGCGCCCGCGGTGGCGGCCCTCGGCACCGCGACTGCGGCCCTTCCGATGGCAGACCTGCCCGGGTTCAGCGCGCCGACCGCGGCGGGCCACACCGGCGAGCTGGTATCCATGCAGATCGGCACGCACCGGGTGCTGGTGCTGGTCGGCCGGATCCACGCCTACGAGGGCCATCAGCTCGCCGACGTCGTCCGGCCGATACGCACGGCCGTCGCGGCCGGGGCCAACACCGTGGTGCTGACCAACGCGGCGGGCGGCTTGCGGACCAGCTATCACGTCGGCCAACCGGTGCTGATCAGCGACCATCTGAACATGACCGGACGCTCGCCGCTTGAGGGCGCGCACTTCGTCGACATGGTCGATGCCTACACTCCGTCGCTGCGCGCGCTGGCTCACCAAGTCGACCCCACCCTCGCCGAGGGGGTCTATGCCGGGATGGCCGGCCCGCAGTACGAGACCCCTGCCGAAATCCGGATGTTGCGCACCCTGGGCGCCGACCTGGTGGGCATGTCGACCGTGCACGAGGCGATCGCCGCCCGGGCGGCCGGTGCCCAAGTGCTGGGCCTGTCGCTGGTGACCAACCTGGCGGCCGGGATCACCGGCGAGCCGCTCAGCCACGCCGAGGTGCTGGCCGCGGGCCGCGAATCGGCGGCCCAGATGGGTGCGCTGCTGGCCGACGTGATCGTTCGGCTGCCGGCGCCCTCAGGTCAGTAG
- a CDS encoding M20 family metallopeptidase has product MSPTPVSHAVEAWLAAHAEELVAWRRHLHRHPELSRQEFATTQFIAERLASAGLNPKVLPSGTGLTCDFGPEDGPRVALRADIDALPMTEQTGAAYASLVPGVTHACGHDAHTAILLGAALALASAPELPVGVRLVFQAAEELMPGGAIDAIAAGVLSGVSRIFALHCDPRLEVGRVATIPGPITSAADTIEITLSGPGGHTSRPHLTADLVYGLGTLITGLPGVLSRRIDPRNSTVLVWGAVNSGAAANAIPQSGRLAGTVRTASRDTWVAMESIVEEAVASLLEPLNIEHTLNYHRGVPPVVNEAVSTRMLTHAIEAIGPEVLAETQQSGGGEDFSWYLEQVPGAMGRLGVWPGSGPQLDLHQPTFDLDERALAVGVRVMAGVVDQTDLL; this is encoded by the coding sequence ATGTCTCCAACTCCCGTGTCGCACGCTGTCGAGGCGTGGCTGGCGGCCCATGCCGAGGAATTGGTGGCGTGGCGACGGCATCTGCACCGACACCCGGAGCTGAGCCGGCAGGAGTTCGCGACCACCCAATTCATCGCCGAGCGTCTTGCCAGCGCCGGACTCAACCCCAAGGTATTGCCTAGCGGAACCGGACTGACCTGCGATTTCGGCCCGGAGGATGGGCCTCGTGTCGCATTGCGGGCCGATATCGACGCCTTGCCGATGACCGAACAGACCGGGGCGGCGTACGCCTCGCTGGTGCCTGGAGTGACGCACGCCTGCGGTCACGACGCGCATACCGCGATCCTGTTGGGTGCGGCGCTGGCGCTGGCATCCGCGCCGGAGTTGCCGGTCGGGGTACGGCTGGTGTTCCAGGCCGCTGAAGAACTGATGCCCGGTGGCGCGATCGACGCGATCGCCGCGGGCGTTTTGAGCGGGGTCAGCCGGATCTTCGCGCTGCACTGCGATCCGCGGCTGGAGGTCGGCCGGGTGGCCACCATTCCGGGACCGATCACCTCGGCGGCCGACACCATCGAGATCACCCTCAGCGGTCCCGGCGGGCACACCTCGCGGCCGCACCTGACCGCTGACCTGGTCTACGGGCTGGGCACGCTCATCACCGGGCTGCCCGGGGTGCTGTCTCGGCGCATCGATCCGCGAAACAGCACGGTGTTGGTCTGGGGTGCGGTGAATTCCGGTGCCGCCGCCAACGCCATACCGCAGTCGGGGCGGCTGGCCGGTACGGTGCGCACGGCCAGCCGGGACACCTGGGTGGCGATGGAAAGCATCGTCGAGGAGGCGGTGGCGTCACTGCTGGAGCCGCTGAACATCGAACACACGCTGAACTACCACCGCGGAGTGCCGCCGGTGGTCAACGAAGCGGTGTCGACGCGGATGCTGACCCACGCGATCGAGGCCATCGGGCCCGAGGTGCTGGCCGAGACCCAACAGTCCGGTGGCGGGGAAGACTTCTCCTGGTATCTGGAGCAGGTTCCCGGTGCCATGGGCCGACTCGGGGTGTGGCCGGGCAGCGGGCCGCAACTGGATCTGCACCAGCCGACGTTCGATCTCGACGAGCGGGCGCTGGCAGTCGGGGTGCGGGTGATGGCCGGCGTCGTCGACCAGACCGATCTGCTCTAG
- a CDS encoding PE-PPE domain-containing protein: MTVKRVHPLGATLLAALCAVLLGVSSLLSPGLASRIERMLADVTLLAGEAWIMTGTGQADPTIGIYMDLVRDYYLQPVTPWFAGQTTYEGYALNGLTTPEQFCPIVCQPLPVPQLNFGDSLAQGVANLEGAIRPQLEAGEQVTVFGYSQSSVIATLAMHSLLAGDPSGGSLGFDPDNLHFVLIGAPNNPISGMLTRLHFPDGFDGNMQHIPFLNIPVGIDSTPTVPFATDVYATEYDGWAVFPQDPTNLLAVINAIMGIPAVHNSYFNDNLGNAIDLGTIGNTNYFMLPEQLPILGPLYGLGDIGKFAADAVAPILKTVIDWSYGNPGAPDAGITVNGVDPIGAAGAWAVTATGQLSEDTGVLGFGLRMDPLQMLAGLQYAGAQSLISIGNYLGELAGVGPLPDSHIDLLMSGYNFTIDLDHSLLTGWQNLATEWNLLDVLGPDAIFNGAPLISAQPLLDLLGMGFSLINLLDA, encoded by the coding sequence ATGACGGTTAAGCGAGTGCATCCCCTGGGGGCCACTTTGTTGGCCGCGCTGTGCGCCGTCCTCCTGGGCGTGTCGTCGCTGCTGAGTCCGGGGCTGGCGTCCCGGATCGAGCGGATGCTCGCCGACGTCACGCTGCTGGCCGGCGAAGCCTGGATCATGACCGGCACCGGTCAGGCCGACCCGACGATCGGCATCTACATGGACCTGGTGCGGGATTACTACCTGCAGCCCGTAACACCGTGGTTCGCCGGACAGACGACCTACGAGGGCTACGCGCTGAACGGCCTGACCACCCCCGAACAGTTCTGCCCGATCGTTTGCCAACCGCTGCCTGTCCCGCAGCTGAACTTCGGGGACTCGCTGGCTCAGGGCGTGGCCAATCTGGAGGGTGCGATCCGCCCACAGCTCGAGGCCGGTGAGCAAGTCACGGTGTTCGGCTACTCGCAGAGCTCGGTCATCGCCACCCTGGCGATGCACAGCCTGCTCGCCGGGGATCCGAGCGGCGGCAGTCTTGGCTTCGACCCGGACAACCTGCACTTCGTGCTGATCGGTGCCCCCAACAACCCGATCAGCGGCATGCTGACCCGGCTGCACTTCCCGGACGGGTTCGACGGGAACATGCAGCACATCCCGTTCCTGAACATCCCGGTGGGCATCGACTCGACCCCGACCGTGCCGTTCGCGACCGATGTCTACGCCACCGAATACGACGGCTGGGCCGTCTTCCCTCAGGACCCCACCAACTTGCTGGCCGTGATCAACGCGATCATGGGGATCCCGGCGGTGCACAACTCGTACTTCAACGACAACCTGGGCAACGCCATCGACCTGGGCACGATCGGCAACACCAACTACTTCATGCTGCCCGAGCAGCTGCCGATCCTTGGACCCCTCTACGGCCTCGGGGACATCGGCAAGTTCGCCGCTGACGCGGTGGCGCCCATCCTGAAGACGGTCATCGACTGGTCCTACGGCAACCCGGGCGCCCCGGACGCCGGGATCACCGTGAACGGTGTCGACCCGATCGGCGCGGCCGGTGCGTGGGCGGTCACCGCGACCGGCCAACTGTCGGAGGACACCGGTGTCCTCGGATTCGGGCTGCGGATGGACCCGCTGCAGATGCTGGCCGGCCTGCAGTACGCCGGCGCGCAGAGCCTGATCAGCATCGGCAACTACCTGGGCGAGCTCGCCGGTGTTGGCCCGCTGCCGGACTCGCACATCGATCTGCTGATGTCGGGCTACAACTTCACCATCGACCTGGACCACTCGCTGCTCACCGGCTGGCAGAACCTGGCTACCGAATGGAACCTGCTCGACGTGCTGGGCCCGGACGCCATCTTCAATGGCGCGCCGCTGATCTCGGCCCAGCCGCTGCTGGACCTGCTCGGTATGGGCTTCAGCCTGATCAACCTGCTCGACGCCTAG
- the upp gene encoding uracil phosphoribosyltransferase: MNVCVVNHPLAAARLTALRDERSDNAAFRSALRELTWMLVYEATRNASREDIVVRTPLTDTGGARLARPPLLVPVLRAGLGMVEAAHALIPEADVGFVGVARNEATHQPVPYLASLPADLSATPVMVLDPMLATGGSLVHTLGLLVDRGATDITVLCVVAAPEGVAALTQAAPGVRLFTATIDDGLNEDAYIVPGLGDAGDRQFGPR; the protein is encoded by the coding sequence GTGAATGTGTGCGTCGTCAACCATCCGCTGGCCGCGGCGCGGTTGACCGCGCTGCGCGACGAGCGCAGCGACAATGCGGCATTCCGGTCGGCGCTGCGCGAGCTGACCTGGATGCTGGTCTACGAGGCCACCCGCAACGCGTCCCGCGAGGACATCGTCGTGCGCACCCCGCTGACCGACACCGGCGGGGCGCGGCTGGCGCGGCCACCGCTGCTGGTGCCGGTGCTGCGAGCCGGGCTGGGCATGGTGGAAGCGGCACACGCCCTGATCCCCGAAGCCGACGTCGGTTTCGTCGGGGTGGCGCGCAACGAGGCAACCCATCAACCGGTGCCGTACCTGGCGTCGCTGCCGGCGGACCTGAGCGCCACACCAGTCATGGTCCTCGACCCGATGCTGGCCACCGGCGGCTCGCTGGTGCACACCCTGGGACTGCTGGTCGATCGCGGCGCCACCGACATCACCGTGCTGTGCGTGGTGGCGGCACCGGAAGGTGTTGCGGCACTGACGCAAGCGGCACCGGGAGTGCGACTGTTCACCGCCACCATTGACGACGGACTGAATGAGGACGCCTACATCGTTCCAGGCCTGGGCGATGCCGGCGACCGCCAATTCGGGCCGCGCTGA